Proteins encoded together in one Megalopta genalis isolate 19385.01 unplaced genomic scaffold, iyMegGena1_principal scaffold0098, whole genome shotgun sequence window:
- the LOC143262217 gene encoding LOW QUALITY PROTEIN: phosphoribosylformylglycinamidine synthase-like (The sequence of the model RefSeq protein was modified relative to this genomic sequence to represent the inferred CDS: inserted 4 bases in 3 codons): MTQCRYMQPIETFDHGFRPDDWFEVDVLKGGRKALEEVNSKLGLAFNNWDLDFYTDLFLNKLKRNPTSVECFDLAQSNSEHSRHWFFKGYVVIDNEEMKKSLLGMIIETQKHSNPNNTIKYSDNSSAIKGYQVKTLRPTLTNKCSFFHLENVTQDLIFTAETHNFPTGVAPFSGATTGTGGRLRDIQGIGRGGYYIAGTAGYSVGNLHIPGYDLPWEEKDVPYPSNMASPLEIIVEASNGASDYGNKFGEPLITGFARSFGMIDNIGERREWIKPIMFSGGLGTMDTDMSQKVAPAKGMEVIKIGGPVYRIGVGGGSASSIEVQGDNKSELEFGAVQRGDPKMEQKLNRVVRACTEMGQKNPILSIHDQGAGGNGNVLKELVEPAGAVIFTKKFELGDPSISTLELWGAEYQENDAILCKPEDAGLLKEIAAREKCPINFVGTVTGNGKVILSEEIDCNVSKYLNENYKDEKRHPVDLDLELVLGKMPRKTFNFQRRNIQLPSLSLPTDLTVQSALERVLRLSSVGSKRYLTNKVDRXGPLHTPLADVAVTAVSYFSTVGIATSIGEQPIKGLVNAAAGARMTVAEALSNLVFARISNLKDVKCSGNWMWAAKLPGEGAALYDACSAMCSLMNELGIAIDGGKDSLSMAARIGKDVVKAPGTLVVSCYAPCPDIRHVVTPDFKAPATGKNGSLLFVDLSNGQSRIGGTALAQVYKSLGNDVPDMRHADLLKNAFKATQQLIAEEKILAGHDVSDGGLITCLLEMCFAGMSGMDVNISHKSGTPIEVLFAEEVGWILEVDEENYQHVLNVFKQFNAPIYSIGRSEKFGMTSKINVKVQNRTVLDSTVLSLMSLWEETSYQLERRQTNVECALQEFDGLKDRAAPVYKLSFNPDVKPVRIHKTLTSKITVAVIREEGINGDREMAAALVQAGFEVYDVAMQDLLDNKVTFDRFKGVIFPGGFSYADVLGSAKGWAASLLXHPSLQKQLEAFISRKDTFSLGVCNGCQLMSLLGWIGNETGNVEEPEVFLDHNLSERFECRWSTVRIDKSPFIMLNGMENSVLGVWVAHGEGRFTFRNDDTLKKLQNNNCLAIRYTDDYGNQTEQYPLNPNGSTGGIAGICSADGRHLAMMPHPERCTQMWQWPWIXVKYEISPWQRIFDNAYAWCLSKQ, translated from the exons ATGACTCAATGTAGGTACATGCAACCGATAGAAACATTTGATCATGGTTTTAGACCTGATGACTGGTTTGAAGTGGATGTCCTCAAAGGTGGACGAAAAGCATTGGAGGAAGTTAATTCAAAATTAG GTTTGGCATTCAATAACTGGGATTTAGATTTTTATACAGACCTGtttcttaataaattgaaaCGAAATCCGACCAGTGTCGAATGTTTCGATTTAGCGCAATCTAATAGCGAGCATAGTCGTCATTGGTTTTTTAAAGGATACGTAGTTATTGacaatgaagagatgaagaaatCATTACTTGGTATGATTATAGAGACACAAAAACACTCGAATCCGAATAACACAATTAAGTATAGTGACAACAGTAGTGCAATCAAGGGATATCAAGTCAAGACATTAAGACCTACTTTGACTAACAAATGTAGCTTTTTCCACTTAGAAAATGTTACTCAAGATCTCATATTTACCGCTGAAACTCACAACTTTCCAACTGGTGTTGCTCCATTTAG TGGTGCTACAACTGGAACTGGAGGCAGACTCAGAGATATTCAAGGCATTGGCAGAGGAGGATATTATATTGCTGGAACTGCTGGTTATTCTGTTGGAAATTTACATATCCCAG GGTACGACTTGCCATGGGAAGAGAAAGATGTTCCATACCCTAGCAACATGGCTAGTCCATTAGAGATTATAGTTGAAGCTAGTAACGGTGCATCCGATTACGGCAACAAATTTGGAGAACCACTAATAACAGGATTTGCTCGTTCTTTTGGAATGATAGATAATATTGGGGAACGTCGTGAATGGATTAAACCCATAATGTTTAGCGGAGGCTTGGGTACAATGGACACTGATATGTCACAGAAAGTTGCACCAGCAAAAG GTATGGAAGTAATAAAAATTGGTGGTCCTGTATACAGAATCGGCGTGGGAGGTGGCTCAGCCAGTTCCATCGAA GTACAAGGCGATAATAAATCAGAACTCGAATTTGGAGCAGTCCAAAGGGGTGATCCGAAAATGGAGCAGAAACTGAACAGAGTGGTTCGTGCATGTACAGAAATGGGACAAAAGAACCCAATACTCAGTATACATGATCAAGGAGCGGGAGGGAATG GCAACGTTCTAAAGGAATTGGTAGAACCTGCTGGCGCTGTTATCTTCACCAAGAAATTTGAGCTAGGTGATCCAAGCATCAGTACTTTGGAATTATGGGGTGCTGAGTATCAAGAGAATGATGCAATTCTATGTAAACCTGAAGATGCTGGCTTACTCAAGGAAATAGCAGCTAGAGAGAAATGTCCTATCAACTTCGTAGGAACTGTTACCGGAAATGGAAAGGTCATTCTTTCTGAAGAAATCGATTGTAACGTATCAAAGTAtctaaatgaaaattataaggATGAGAAGAGACATCCGGTGGATTTAGATTTAGAATTGGTACTCGGGAAAATGCCGCGTAAG ACGTTCAACTTTCAGAGGCGAAACATACAACTACCTTCTTTGTCACTTCCAACAGATTTGACCGTACAATCTGCTTTGGAAAGAGTCTTGCGTTTGTCTTCAGTTGGCAGCAAACGATATTTAACTAATAAGGTTGACCG TGGTCCTCTGCATACTCCTCTTGCCGATGTTGCTGTAACTGCAGTCTCTTACTTCTCAACG GTTGGCATAGCTACATCTATTGGAGAACAGCCAATAAAGGGTCTAGTAAATGCAGCAGCTGGAGCTCGCATGACCGTGGCAGAGGCCTTAAGCAATTTAGTATTCGCGCGAATCTCAAATTTAAAG GATGTTAAATGCAGCGGTAATTGGATGTGGGCTGCCAAATTACCAGGAGAGGGTGCTGCACTATACGATGCGTGTTCTGCTATGTGTTCATTGATGAACGAACTTGGCATTGCAATCGACGGAGGTAAAGATTCTCTTAGCATGGCTGCTCGAATTGGTAAAGATGTTGTTAAAGCGCCAGGGACACTTGTAGTTTCTTGTTATGCTCCTTGTCCGGATATCCGACAT GTGGTAACGCCAGACTTTAAAGCACCTGCGACAGGGAAGAATGGCAGCTTGTTATTCGTCGACTTGTCTAATGGACAAAGTCGAATCGGCGGTACGGCTTTAGCTCAGGTGTATAAATCACTTGGTAACGATGTTCCAGATATGAGACATGCCGATTTATTGAAAAATGCTTTCAAAGCGACGCAACAGTTGATTGCAG AGGAAAAAATATTGGCAGGACACGATGTTAGCGATGGGGGACTTATCACGTGTCTTTTAGAAATGTGTTTTGCTGGTATGTCTGGAATGGACGTTAATATTTCCCACAAATCTGGAACACCTATAGAAGTTTTATTCGCCGAAGAAGTGGGCTGGATATTGGAAGTTGATGAAGAAAATTACCAACACGTGTTAAATGTGTTCAAACAATTTAATGCTCCTATATATTCAATTGGACGATCTGAAAAGTTTGGAATGACTTCGAAA ATAAATGTCAAAGTTCAAAATCGGACTGTCTTGGATTCGACGGTGTTATCCTTGATGTCTCTATGGGAAGAAACTAGCTACCAATTAGAACGTCGTCAAACAAATGTGGAATGTGCATTACAAGAGTTTGATGGACTCAAAGATAGAGCTGCGCCAGTTTACAAGTTGTCCTTTAACCCTGATGTAAAACCTGTTAGGATTCATAAAACTTTAACTT CAAAGATCACCGTAGCCGTGATAAGAGAAGAAGGCATAAACGGCGATAGGGAAATGGCGGCAGCCTTGGTGCAAGCCGGCTTTGAGGTTTATGATGTGGCAATGCAAGATTTATTAGACAACAAAGTAACATTTGACAGGTTCAAAGGTGTCATCTTTCCTGGTGGCTTCAGTTATGCCG ATGTCTTGGGCTCAGCCAAGGGATGGGCAGCAAGTCTCC TCCATCCGTCTTTACAGAAGCAATTGGAAGCATTTATCTCTCGTAAAGACACGTTCAGTTTAGGAGTTTGTAACGGATGTCAATTAATGTCCCTGTTGGGATGGATAGGAAACGAAACCG GTAATGTTGAAGAACCAGAGGTTTTCTTAGATCATAATCTATCCGAGAGGTTTGAGTGTCGGTGGAGTACGGTCAGAATTGATAAGTCACCATTCATAATGCTGAATGGAATGGAAAATAGCGTATTAGGCGTGTGGGTTGCACATGGCGAGGGAAGATTTACTTTCAGAAACGATGATACGTTGAagaagcttcaaaacaataattgCCTGGCCATCAGGTATACTGATGATTACGGCAACCAAACCGAACAATATCCTCTTAATCCTAATGGTAGTACAG GTGGTATTGCTGGTATCTGTTCCGCGGATGGACGGCATCTCGCGATGATGCCACATCCTGAACGATGTACACAAATGTGGCAGTGGCCTTGGA GGGTGAAATACGAGATTTCGCCATGGCAACGTATTTTTGATAACGCGTACGCCTGGTGTTTGTCTAAACAATGA